GGTCGCTGAAAATGCCTGTTTGCCCAGTCCTGCCGATAAGCCCATGGGTAGATCCCGCTCAATAATTGAATACGGTAAAGCTACAGTGAGTTTGATCGGGTGAAAAATAATAAAAGCTGATTTTTATATGTCGCGATGTTCTAAGCTGCTCGGCAGCGTGTACGTCTGGCGCTCGACTCACTCCTTTATCTTCTTGGATAAGTCTGCGGGCGGCTGGTCCAGCGCCTGCTATTCTGCGCTGTCTGACGTTATTTTTGTTCTTCGGTGAAGCCTGCCCGTTAGTGCCCGCTTACTTTTCCGTGACTCCTTGGTTATCAGTGCGCTCTCAGTGAAAGTTAAAGTAACTTCTCAGTTGATGTGAGTAAGTACTTGCCCTGTTGTGCAATTATTTTCCATTTTTTCTGGTTGAAATGTGAACACTTCGCCTGCAGGCCGCGAAATTACTGGGATCTGTGCCTCTTCCCGGCCGGGAATTTCTTGACTTTATGCGGCTCAGATTTATAGTGTTCAGAGTGGTGAAAAGTGGAGATTTGTGGGTTGAAGTGGATTTATTGTGGTTGTGAGTGGTTGATCACGTCCCTTCGCTGAAAAACGCGCAAATTTTCACCGTTTTCGAGCGCTGAGGTGTCACTGAATACTTTTCAGCCCTCGACGGGATAAATGCAGGCGGTTTGGCAACAGGCTTCAGGGATACCCTGAGTCGGGGAGCACTGAGAAAGCACCGTGTATCTGGGAAGTCACGCAATCAATATGGACGCCAAGGGGCGTCTGGCCATTCCGGCACGGGTCAGGGACTCGCTGTTGGAAGATTGTGGTGGCCGGCTGGTAGTGACCGCGCACACCGAAGAGCGCTGTTTGCTGGTATACCCGGAGGCCCAGTGGCAGGAAATCCTGCCCAAGATCGAGGCGCTGTCGAGTTTCAACAAGGTCGCCCGACGCGCCCAGCGCCTGTTGATCGGTTACGCCTGTGAGCTGCAGGTGGATGGCAACGGTCGTGTGCTGATTCCGCCCACCCTGCGTGAATACGCGGGCCTGGAAAAGAAACTGATGCTGGTAGGGCAGGGCAAGAAGCTTGAGCTCTGGAGTGAAGACCGCTGGATGGAATGGCTGGATGACAGCGAAGGCGATGGCGAGATGCCGGAAGAGATGGCTTCCCTGTCCCTTTGATGTTTCGTATCGGTATTTCGCGTCGATGTTTCTTACCAGTGTTTCGCACCGATGTTTCGACCAATGGTGTGTTGCCATTGACCCATTGAATTTACCCCAGGAGAAACCGGGTGTCTCAGGATCTGCATCGCAGTGTGTTGTTAAGCGAAGCCGTCGATGCCCTGGTGGTGGATCCCGACGGTTTTTATATCGATGGCACCTTCGGGCGCGGTGGGCATAGTCGTCTGATTGTCGAGCGCCTGAGTGACCGGGGGAAACTGGTGGCTGTGGATAAGGATCCACAGGCGATCGATTACGCCCGGGAGCGCTTCGCTAACGAGTCGCGCTTTGCAATATGGCACGGCTCGTTCGCCGATATGGATCGCGCGGCGGAGGAAGTGGCTGGGCAGTCGGAAGCAGTGGCTACAGGCATTCTGCTGGATCTCGGCGTTTCGTCCCCGCAGCTGGATCAGGCGGAGCGCGGTTTCAGTTTCAGGCAGGATGGCCCCCTGGATATGCGTATGGACACCAGTCGCGGCATCAGCGCCGCGGACTGGGTGAATAGCGAATCCGAAGCCGAGATGGCACGGGTGTTCAAGGAATATGGTGAGGAGCGTTTTGCGCGCCGAATGGCAGGGGCCATCGCGCGGCGACGCCAGGACAAGCCCTTCTCGCGCACGCTGGACCTGGCCGAAGTCGTCAAGGCCGCCAATCCGGCCTGGGAGAAAGGCAAGCACCCGGCTACCCGGGTATTTCAGGCTATCCGGATTCATGTCAACGGCGAGCTGGAAGACCTGCAGCTGGCGTTGAAGAAATCACTCGCATTGCTGAAGCCCGGTGGCCGGCTGGTGATTATCAGCTTCCACTCACTGGAAGACCGGATCGTGAAACGGTTTATCCGCGAACAGGAGCGCGGCCCTCAGTTGCCCCGTGGGTTGCCGGTGATGGAGAGCCAGATTCAAAAGACGTTGCGCTCCGTAGGCAAACCCGTAAGGGCCGAGGCCAGTGAAGTGGACGATAACACCCGCTCCCGCAGTGCGGTGATGCGGATTGCGGAAAAGCTGGGCGAGTAAGCCAGAAGGCAGGAGAACAGGCTTGGCTGGCGCGCAAGGTGGAAAACAACGTGACACACCAGGTAGTAAATGGCTGTTGGGCTCGGTGTGGCTGTTGCTGATGATTTCAGCGCTGGGTGTCGTGTATACCACCCAGGAGAGCCGCGAACTGACAGCCAAATTGGAGCAGGCGCAGCGCCACCGGGACGAACTGCGCTATGAGCAGGAGCGGTTGTTGTTGGAGCGCGGTGCCTGGTCGGCCTACTCCCGCATTGAAGAGGTGGCACAGAAAGAACTGAAAATGCATGCACCGACTCAGGATGAGCGAGTTCTGGTGCCGGCGCGCAGGTAGCGCCAAGCAGCATCAAAAAACGAAAGACAGTGAGAAAGCAGAGATAAAACGTTTGGGATGGTGTGACAAATGGGTGCAGTGAAAAAGCAACAGACTCAGCCGGGTATCGCCCGCTGGCGCTTCGCGCTGGTGGCGGGGCTGCTGTGCGCGCTCGCTGTATCACTGATCGTCCATATCGCCGGGTTGCAGGTGTTGCCAGCGCAGGATCACGGCTACCGTTTCCTGCAGGATCAGGGGCGCGCCCGCACCATTCGCACCGAAGAAATCGCCGCCTACCGCGGCGCCATTCTGGATCGCAATGGCGAGCTGCTGGCGGTCAGTACACCAGTGCAAACCCTGTGGGCGAACCCCAGGCTGCTGCGGGAAGCGAGCGAGCAAGAGCTGCGCCGGCTGGCCGGGGCACTGGATACCAGGCCCGCCGAACTGGCCCGCCGCCTGGAAAAATATCGCAACAAAGAATTTATGTACCTGCATCGGCATATGTCGCCGGAAGAGGCGCATCAGGTGCTGACGTTGGATTTGCCAGGGGTGTTCAGTAAAAAGGAATACCGCCGTTTTTATCCCGCGGGCGAAGTCGTGGCGCAATTGCTGGGCTTTACTAATATCGACGATCGCGGTCAGGAGGGACTCGAGCTGGCCTATGACCAGTCGTTGAGTGGTGAGCCGGGCAAGCGCCAGGTCATGAAAGACCTGAAAGGGCGCCGGGTGCAGGACCTCGCTGTCAAGCAGGAAGCGCGTCCCGGGCGGGACCTGCGCCTGACGATCGATATGCGCCTGCAGTATCTGGCCTACCGGGAGCTGAAAAAAGCCGTAACCGACAATGGTGCGGCGTCCGGATTTATGGTCATTCTCGATACCCGCAGTGGCGATGTGCTGGCGATGGCCAATCAGCCGTCGTTCAACCCTAACAATCGCCAGGGTGTGACCGCGGCCGCAATGCGCAACCGCGCGCTGATTGATCAGTTTGAGCCCGGTTCCACCATCAAGCCCCTGACAGCGCTGGCGGCGCTGGAAACCGGGCGCTACCAGCCGGATACCCCGATTGACACCAATCCGGGGTATATCCGCCTGCCGGGTAAAACACTGTTGGATCCGGTCAATAGAGGTGTGATTGATCTGACCGGTGTCATTACCAAGTCCAGTCAGGTCGGCATTACCAAGGTTGCCCTGGACCTGGAGCCCGAGTCACTGCGTGAACTTTTCTATCGCCTTGGGCTCGGAGAGGCGGTTGGCAGTGGATTTCCCGGCGAAGCGCCGGGGGTTCTGCCCACCAGGGCCCGATGGCACCCCATTGAACTGGCTAACTTTGCCTTTGGCTACGGTTTAACAGTGAACGCAGTGCAACTGGCTCAGGCCTACAGTGTGGTGGCAAATGCCGGGCTCAAACGCCCGGTTTCGCTGATTAAGACGGAAGGAAAAACAAGTGCCCACGCCGAGCGGGTGGTTCAAGCGCCCTTGGCGCAGAATGTGGTGGCGATGCTGGAAACCGTCATCGGTCCCCAGGGTACCGGTAAGCGGGCCGCGGTGGATGGCTACCGGGTCGCCGGAAAGACCGGCACCGTGCACAAAGTCGGAAGCGAAGGCTATGCAGACAATCGCTACCGCTCGGTTTTTGCCGGTTTTATTCCCGCAGAGAATCCGCGTCTTGCGGCCGTCGTGGTGATTGACGACCCTACCCACGCCAAATATTACGGCGGTGAAGTGGCCGCGCCCGTGTTCGGCAAGGTAATGGCGGGCGCCATGCGCCTGTTGCAGGTGCCGCCGGAAGAAGTAACGCCCGCTGATCAGCAGCTGGCAACGCAGTTGGACGAGAGAGGTACCACATCGTGACTCTGCGCAAAGATACAAATCAACATCGAGATACAGGTTCCCAAGTGGCGCCGCGCACCATGGCACTGGCAGAACTGGTTCCGGGTTATGCCGGTATTCCACAGACACCGGTGAGCGGTGTGGCCCTGGATAGTCGCCAGGTAAAGTCGGGCGATGTTTTCATGGCCCTGCGCGGCACTCAGGTGGATGGTCGCGAATATATTGACGCGGCGATCAGTGCCGGGGCTGCGGTTGTACTCGCGGATGGCGAAACCCTCAGCACTGCAGCCCGAGACGGGGTGGAAGTCATTACCGTTCCCGGGCTGGCCGCCCGTGTGGGTGAGATCGCTGCGCGCTTTTACGGGCATCCGACCGAGTCCATGTATCTGGTCGGAGTCACCGGCACCAATGGCAAGTCCACCTGTGCGTATCTGGCCTCCCAGCTGCTCGCGCAGCATTTTGGCAGTGCCGCAGTGATGGGCACCATCGGTAACGGTGTGTGGCAGGACGGCGAGATCGGACTGGTGGACACCGGGCTGACCACGCCGGACCCGGTACGCCTGCAGGCCGATTACGCGGAATTTTCCGCGCGCGGCGCGCGGGCTGCCGCCATGGAAGTATCTTCCCATTCGCTGTCTCAGGGGCGGGTACACGGCCTGGTTTTTGATACCGCGGTCTTCACCAACCTGACCCGGGATCATCTCGATTATCACGGCAATATGGCGGCCTACGGCGCCGCCAAAGAAAAGCTGTTCGGGCTGCCAAAGCTGAAGCGCGGCGTGATCAATATCGATGACCCATTTGGTGCACAGATGGTGGAACGCTGCAAATTGCGCGGCCTGAAACTGATCACCTATGGACTGCAGAATGGCGATCTGCAGGTGCGAAACCTGAAGCGTCTCGACACCGGCTTCACCGCACACCTCCTTACACCGTGGGGGGAAGGCGAGCTGCGCGCGCCTCTGATCGGCGATTTCAATATCCACAATGCGCTGGCCGTAGTCGCTGCAGTGGCTGCTGCCGGTATGCCGTTGGAGGATATTCTCGCCGCATTCCCGAATATACAGCCGGTGCCGGGTCGCATGGAGCGGGTTTCAGCGACTGAAGCCGTTGCCGATGATGTGTCCGTACTGGTGGATTATGCCCATACACCGGATGCACTGCGCGCAGCACTGGAAGCCGCACGGCCGTATTGCCGCGGCAAACTCTGGTGCGTTTTTGGCTGTGGCGGCGATAGGGATAGCGGAAAGCGTGCACCGATGGGGCGTATAGCCGCAGAACTGTCTGACTGCGCGGTGGTGACCAGCGATAACCCGCGCACGGAAGACCCTCAGCAAATTGTTGACGACATCGTTGACGGAATTGATGGCGGCAAGTGTGAAGTGAAGATTGATCGCGCCGAAGCCATTCGCTTTGCGATCGAAAACGCCGCCGCGGGCGATACGGTTTTGATTGCCGGTAAAGGGCACGAAGACTATCAGATCATTGGAGAGCAGAAGTCGCACTTCTGCGACCGCGAGCAGGCCGCAGCAGCGCTGCAGACGCGTGCACGCCAGGCTGATGTGGAGGGTGCCAGTAAATGATTGGCGCA
The Microbulbifer celer DNA segment above includes these coding regions:
- a CDS encoding peptidoglycan D,D-transpeptidase FtsI family protein — encoded protein: MGAVKKQQTQPGIARWRFALVAGLLCALAVSLIVHIAGLQVLPAQDHGYRFLQDQGRARTIRTEEIAAYRGAILDRNGELLAVSTPVQTLWANPRLLREASEQELRRLAGALDTRPAELARRLEKYRNKEFMYLHRHMSPEEAHQVLTLDLPGVFSKKEYRRFYPAGEVVAQLLGFTNIDDRGQEGLELAYDQSLSGEPGKRQVMKDLKGRRVQDLAVKQEARPGRDLRLTIDMRLQYLAYRELKKAVTDNGAASGFMVILDTRSGDVLAMANQPSFNPNNRQGVTAAAMRNRALIDQFEPGSTIKPLTALAALETGRYQPDTPIDTNPGYIRLPGKTLLDPVNRGVIDLTGVITKSSQVGITKVALDLEPESLRELFYRLGLGEAVGSGFPGEAPGVLPTRARWHPIELANFAFGYGLTVNAVQLAQAYSVVANAGLKRPVSLIKTEGKTSAHAERVVQAPLAQNVVAMLETVIGPQGTGKRAAVDGYRVAGKTGTVHKVGSEGYADNRYRSVFAGFIPAENPRLAAVVVIDDPTHAKYYGGEVAAPVFGKVMAGAMRLLQVPPEEVTPADQQLATQLDERGTTS
- the mraZ gene encoding division/cell wall cluster transcriptional repressor MraZ, whose product is MYLGSHAINMDAKGRLAIPARVRDSLLEDCGGRLVVTAHTEERCLLVYPEAQWQEILPKIEALSSFNKVARRAQRLLIGYACELQVDGNGRVLIPPTLREYAGLEKKLMLVGQGKKLELWSEDRWMEWLDDSEGDGEMPEEMASLSL
- the ftsL gene encoding cell division protein FtsL gives rise to the protein MAGAQGGKQRDTPGSKWLLGSVWLLLMISALGVVYTTQESRELTAKLEQAQRHRDELRYEQERLLLERGAWSAYSRIEEVAQKELKMHAPTQDERVLVPARR
- the rsmH gene encoding 16S rRNA (cytosine(1402)-N(4))-methyltransferase RsmH, yielding MSQDLHRSVLLSEAVDALVVDPDGFYIDGTFGRGGHSRLIVERLSDRGKLVAVDKDPQAIDYARERFANESRFAIWHGSFADMDRAAEEVAGQSEAVATGILLDLGVSSPQLDQAERGFSFRQDGPLDMRMDTSRGISAADWVNSESEAEMARVFKEYGEERFARRMAGAIARRRQDKPFSRTLDLAEVVKAANPAWEKGKHPATRVFQAIRIHVNGELEDLQLALKKSLALLKPGGRLVIISFHSLEDRIVKRFIREQERGPQLPRGLPVMESQIQKTLRSVGKPVRAEASEVDDNTRSRSAVMRIAEKLGE
- a CDS encoding UDP-N-acetylmuramoyl-L-alanyl-D-glutamate--2,6-diaminopimelate ligase — encoded protein: MAPRTMALAELVPGYAGIPQTPVSGVALDSRQVKSGDVFMALRGTQVDGREYIDAAISAGAAVVLADGETLSTAARDGVEVITVPGLAARVGEIAARFYGHPTESMYLVGVTGTNGKSTCAYLASQLLAQHFGSAAVMGTIGNGVWQDGEIGLVDTGLTTPDPVRLQADYAEFSARGARAAAMEVSSHSLSQGRVHGLVFDTAVFTNLTRDHLDYHGNMAAYGAAKEKLFGLPKLKRGVINIDDPFGAQMVERCKLRGLKLITYGLQNGDLQVRNLKRLDTGFTAHLLTPWGEGELRAPLIGDFNIHNALAVVAAVAAAGMPLEDILAAFPNIQPVPGRMERVSATEAVADDVSVLVDYAHTPDALRAALEAARPYCRGKLWCVFGCGGDRDSGKRAPMGRIAAELSDCAVVTSDNPRTEDPQQIVDDIVDGIDGGKCEVKIDRAEAIRFAIENAAAGDTVLIAGKGHEDYQIIGEQKSHFCDREQAAAALQTRARQADVEGASK